The following coding sequences lie in one Arachis ipaensis cultivar K30076 chromosome B03, Araip1.1, whole genome shotgun sequence genomic window:
- the LOC107629889 gene encoding probable protein phosphatase 2C 52, with the protein MGCCVSTSSKSTCSSRSNGEMANPSCLEIGCCVHKKARRTFSDHVISLHHLASLPSRIFTNGKSRASCIFTQQGRKGINQDAMIVWEDFMSEDMTFCGVFDGHGPHGHLVARKVRDALPLKLLSFLHSSESKRNGSGKACFKGNVKPDNGDSQKDLSAEDKLNSTWREAFMKAYKSMDKELRSHPNLDCFCSGSTAVTIVKQGSNLFMGYIGDSRAVMGSKDSNDSMVAIQLTIDLKPDLPREAERIKRCKGRVFALQDEPEVPRVWLPFDDAPGLAMARAFGDFCLKEYGVISIPEFSHRLLTDKDQFVVLASDGVWDVLSNEEVVEIVSSAPTRSSAARILVDAAAREWKLKYPTSKMDDCAVVCLFLDGKMDTESDYDEQGFSSATLQSNHSGNPVESDDGLKSEPSLQRNFTVRSSEENEPNNGVQSIDVEDGASSADDQNWSGLEGVTRVNSLVQLPRFSEERPKS; encoded by the exons ATGGGGTGTTGTGTCTCAACTAGTAGTAAGAGTACTTGTAGCAGCCGGAGCAATGGAGAGATGGCGAATCCATCATGCTTAGAAATCGGATGCTGTGTGCATAAGAAAGCAAGGAGAACCTTCTCTGATCATGTTATTTCACTACACcatttggcgtcgttgccgagcAGGATTTTCACTAATGGAAAGAGTAGAGCTTCTTGCATATTTACGCAGCAGGGCCGCAAAGGGATCAATCAGGATGCAATGATTGTGTGGGAA GATTTTATGTCTGAAGATATGACCTTTTGTGGTGTCTTTGATGGCCATGGTCCACATGGTCATCTCGTTGCGCGCAAAGTGAGGGACGCCTTGCCTTTGAAACTGCTCTCATTTCTGCATTCTTCTGAATCGAAGCGAAACGGATCAGGTAAAGCTTGCTTCAAGGGGAATGTAAAACCGGACAATGGAGACTCTCAGAAGGATTTATCAGCCGAGGATAAACTGAATTCAACGTGGAGAGAGGCTTTCATGAAGGCATATAAGTCTATGGACAAAGAGCTCAGGTCTCATCCGAATTTGGACTGCTTTTGTAGTGGGAGCACGGCTGTCACTATAGTGAAGCAG GGCTCAAATTTGTTCATGGGATATATCGGGGATTCTCGAGCAGTGATGGGATCCAAGGACAGCAATGACTCCATGGTGGCAATTCAGTTGACCATTGATTTGAAGCCCGATTTGCCAA GAGAAGCAGAAAGAATTAAACGGTGCAAGGGAAGGGTGTTTGCTTTGCAAGATGAGCCTGAGGTGCCAAGGGTATGGTTGCCTTTTGATGATGCACCGGGATTAGCAATGGCTAGAGCATTTGGAGATTTCTGCTTGAAGGAGTATGGTGTGATTTCCATACCTGAATTTTCTCACCGGCTGCTTACTGACAAAGATCAGTTTGTTGTTCTTGCCTCAGATGGT GTCTGGGATGTTTTAAGCAATGAAGAGGTGGTTGAGATAGTATCTTCGGCACCAACACGGTCATCAGCCGCAAGGATTCTGGTAGATGCTGCAGCCCGGGAGTGGAAACTTAAGTATCCGACTTCAAAGATGGACGACTGCGCCGTGGTCTGCCTATTTTTGGACGGTAAAATGGACACAGAATCCGACTATGACGAACAAGGCTTCTCTTCTGCAACCCTCCAGAGCAATCATTCTGGAAACCCGGTCGAGTCAGACGACGGACTAAAATCCGAGCCATCTTTGCAGAGGAACTTCACAGTTAGATCCTCAGAGGAAAATGAGCCTAATAACGGAGTACAATCCATTGATGTTGAAGATGGAGCATCATCAGCTGATGATCAAAATTGGTCAGGTTTGGAGGGTGTTACTCGTGTGAACTCATTGGTCCAACTACCTAGATTCTCAGAGGAAAGGCCAAAATCATGA